In the Aliarcobacter cryaerophilus genome, one interval contains:
- a CDS encoding TonB-dependent receptor domain-containing protein yields MRIKMALSVASILVTQNLLLANETTKLDDVQVVTSASGYEQKITDAPASISVISQEDLKQKKYSNLAEAIEDVEGVDVRGGNGKTGGLNISIRGMGSENTLVLIDGKRQNSAGSSTPNGFGETSNNFLPPLAAIERIEVIRGPMSTLYGSDAMGGVVNIITKKVSNEWTGSINVDQTLQESSQFGNSNNVNTYISGPIIKDLLGLSLRGSYHNREASDIKYGDGAEVSKRGNSPVEGTNYSIGSKFNLTPVDNHDFYLDLFTSKQRYNNDKSQLGTLDDASLATKQASGYKDKLRFEREQFTLGHTSRFDVGTLESSIMRNTTETIGRTIPGNKIGNIFNPKMPDHIIGSNRELKSTDTVFDTKFVTAELDKNILTIGGQYWDSKMKDGIATEEFEQKMWALFAEDEISVTDSLAFTLGGRYDHHDKFGGNFSPRAYAVYTANSNWTVKGGVSQGYKAPKVNDLHDGINGAGGQGATITIGSPDLKPEKSTNYETGIYYNADNGFLANATIFYNQYKDKIETDGNVIIAGNPNIPNGTYSQKKNIGKAETQGLEVGTKIPFTDTLDLKANYTYMESEQKSGKNKGEPFADTPEHSLNATLNWQATSKLNTWIKGEYRSERKRFTENYSNLTAENKAIYEQVGNDIKAYELFHLGGSYKWNKDLTFSATIYNLFDKDFFKREQYTYGGATKYATSETNLEGRRLWLAMNLAF; encoded by the coding sequence ATGAGAATAAAAATGGCACTAAGTGTAGCTTCTATTTTAGTTACACAAAATTTACTTTTGGCAAATGAGACTACAAAACTTGATGATGTACAAGTTGTAACTTCTGCTTCAGGATATGAGCAAAAAATTACAGATGCACCAGCATCAATTTCAGTTATAAGTCAGGAAGATTTAAAGCAAAAAAAATATTCTAATTTGGCTGAAGCTATTGAAGATGTAGAAGGTGTTGATGTAAGAGGTGGAAATGGAAAGACAGGTGGTTTAAATATTAGTATTAGGGGAATGGGTTCTGAAAATACTTTAGTACTTATTGATGGTAAGAGGCAAAATTCTGCAGGTAGTTCAACTCCTAATGGTTTTGGAGAAACTTCAAATAACTTTTTACCACCACTTGCTGCTATTGAAAGAATAGAGGTTATTAGAGGACCAATGAGTACACTTTATGGAAGTGATGCTATGGGAGGAGTTGTAAATATTATTACAAAGAAGGTTTCAAATGAATGGACAGGTTCTATAAATGTAGATCAAACATTACAAGAAAGTTCTCAATTTGGAAATAGTAATAATGTGAATACATATATAAGTGGACCAATAATTAAAGATTTATTAGGATTGAGTTTAAGAGGTAGCTATCATAATAGAGAAGCTTCAGACATAAAATATGGAGATGGTGCAGAAGTTAGTAAGAGAGGTAATTCTCCTGTTGAAGGAACAAATTATTCAATTGGTTCTAAATTTAACTTAACACCAGTTGATAACCATGATTTTTATTTAGATCTTTTTACTTCAAAACAAAGATATAACAATGATAAATCTCAATTAGGTACACTAGATGACGCTTCTTTAGCTACAAAACAAGCATCAGGATATAAAGATAAATTAAGATTTGAAAGAGAACAGTTTACCCTAGGTCATACTTCGAGGTTTGATGTTGGTACTTTAGAATCTAGTATTATGAGAAATACTACAGAAACAATTGGAAGAACAATTCCTGGAAATAAAATAGGTAATATTTTTAATCCAAAAATGCCTGACCATATAATTGGAAGCAATAGAGAATTAAAATCTACAGATACTGTATTTGATACAAAATTTGTTACTGCAGAACTAGATAAAAATATTTTAACTATTGGTGGTCAATATTGGGATTCTAAAATGAAAGATGGAATTGCAACTGAAGAATTTGAGCAAAAAATGTGGGCTTTATTTGCAGAAGATGAGATATCTGTAACAGATTCATTAGCATTTACTTTAGGAGGAAGATATGATCATCATGATAAATTTGGTGGTAATTTTAGTCCTAGAGCATATGCTGTTTATACAGCAAATAGTAATTGGACTGTAAAAGGAGGAGTTAGTCAGGGGTATAAAGCTCCAAAAGTAAATGATTTACATGATGGTATTAATGGAGCAGGAGGGCAGGGTGCTACTATTACAATTGGAAGTCCAGATTTAAAACCTGAAAAATCAACAAACTATGAAACTGGAATTTACTATAATGCAGATAATGGTTTCTTAGCGAATGCTACTATTTTTTATAATCAATATAAAGATAAAATTGAAACAGATGGAAATGTTATTATTGCAGGAAATCCAAATATTCCTAATGGAACTTATAGTCAAAAAAAGAATATTGGTAAAGCTGAAACACAAGGTTTAGAAGTTGGAACAAAAATTCCATTTACAGATACTTTAGATTTAAAAGCAAACTATACATACATGGAAAGTGAACAAAAAAGTGGTAAAAATAAAGGGGAACCATTCGCTGATACACCTGAACACTCTTTAAATGCAACTTTAAATTGGCAAGCTACAAGTAAGCTTAATACTTGGATAAAAGGTGAATACAGAAGTGAAAGAAAAAGATTTACAGAAAATTATTCTAATTTAACTGCTGAAAATAAAGCTATTTATGAACAAGTAGGAAATGATATAAAAGCTTATGAATTATTTCATTTAGGTGGAAGCTATAAATGGAATAAAGATTTAACTTTTAGTGCAACTATTTATAACTTATTTGATAAAGATTTTTTCAAAAGAGAACAATATACTTATGGTGGAGCAACAAAATATGCTACTTCAGAAACAAACTTAGAAGGAAGAAGACTTTGGTTAGCAATGAATTTAGCTTTCTAA
- a CDS encoding PepSY-associated TM helix domain-containing protein — protein MHKTFWFKIHWFFGFVFGILLLLIGVSGAILSYEKEILQAINKDTYFVNIPQDKQILSTKEILEKYQTENPDSKINSISFSSDKSSSVVLNIASKDPNNRRGESIYLNPYTAEVLPQIEGKDFFMFFFKLHRWLTFEGDTQWIGKNAVALATIACIILTIGGVIVYLPRVKNNFLRSFTFSFKHKKRAFLSTMHSAIGMWVVPFFLLMCFTGLYWSYDWYRSAMFTIMQVEQPKRATPTTQVVQIGQQKEKQSEKEQKSEKQPELISYENAQKVADIFNQNVSRDYKNANLRLTPSKDGIYTISYLYADATHFRESNSMEIDPNKSIVVKEAKFEDKKLNEQLMSSMLPLHSGEYFGWIGQLLMFIASSLMALFVITGYMLYFDRWKKKRAKALKEK, from the coding sequence ATGCATAAAACATTTTGGTTTAAAATTCACTGGTTTTTTGGTTTTGTTTTTGGGATTTTACTTTTGCTAATAGGAGTTTCAGGAGCTATATTATCTTATGAAAAAGAGATTTTACAAGCTATAAATAAGGATACATATTTTGTAAATATTCCACAAGATAAACAAATATTATCTACAAAAGAGATTTTAGAAAAATATCAAACAGAAAATCCAGACTCAAAGATAAATAGTATCTCTTTTTCAAGTGATAAAAGTTCTAGTGTAGTTTTGAATATTGCTTCAAAAGATCCCAATAATAGAAGAGGAGAGAGTATATATTTAAATCCTTATACAGCTGAGGTTTTACCTCAAATTGAAGGAAAAGATTTTTTTATGTTTTTCTTTAAACTTCACAGATGGCTAACATTTGAAGGAGATACTCAGTGGATTGGGAAAAATGCAGTTGCCCTTGCAACTATTGCTTGTATAATTTTAACTATTGGTGGAGTTATAGTTTATTTGCCAAGAGTTAAAAATAATTTTTTAAGAAGTTTTACTTTTAGTTTTAAACATAAAAAAAGAGCATTTTTATCAACAATGCACAGTGCTATTGGTATGTGGGTTGTTCCATTTTTCTTACTTATGTGTTTTACAGGACTTTATTGGTCTTATGATTGGTATAGAAGTGCAATGTTTACTATTATGCAAGTTGAACAACCAAAAAGAGCTACACCAACTACTCAAGTAGTTCAAATAGGACAACAAAAAGAAAAGCAGAGTGAAAAAGAGCAAAAATCTGAAAAACAGCCAGAATTAATCTCTTATGAAAATGCTCAAAAAGTAGCAGATATTTTTAATCAAAATGTTTCAAGGGATTATAAAAATGCAAATTTGAGACTTACTCCTTCAAAAGATGGTATATATACAATTTCATATTTGTATGCAGATGCAACACATTTTAGGGAGTCAAACTCTATGGAAATTGATCCAAATAAATCTATAGTTGTAAAAGAAGCAAAATTTGAAGATAAAAAACTAAATGAACAGCTTATGAGTAGTATGTTACCACTTCATAGTGGAGAATATTTTGGCTGGATTGGACAACTGCTTATGTTTATTGCTTCAAGTCTTATGGCTTTATTTGTAATAACTGGATATATGCTATATTTTGATAGATGGAAGAAAAAAAGAGCAAAAGCTTTAAAAGAAAAATAA
- the kcuS gene encoding KCU-star family selenoprotein, producing MFGKIKEFYEKSEKFFHPLVGLSSYEKYLEHMKRVHPDKKVLTRGEFFNESLDRKYNTGGFKKCC from the coding sequence GTGTTTGGAAAAATCAAAGAATTCTATGAAAAATCTGAAAAGTTTTTTCACCCTCTTGTGGGGCTTTCTAGCTATGAGAAATATCTTGAGCATATGAAAAGAGTTCATCCAGATAAGAAAGTTTTAACTAGAGGCGAGTTTTTTAATGAGTCTTTAGATAGAAAATACAATACTGGTGGTTTTAAAAAGTGTTGTTAA
- a CDS encoding carbon starvation CstA family protein, with protein MNKLLWGVIAIIGAACFGYLALQQGETVSAMYLVVAAVCIYMIAYRFYGRFVAYKVLELDKNRATPAMINDDGRDFVPTNKSVLFGHHFAAIAGAGPLVGPILAAQMGYLPSMLWILVGGVFAGAVHDFVVLFISSRRNGKSLGEIIKEELGTFVGGVTMIAIFGIMLIIIAILSMVVVKALAESPWGLFTIAMTIPIAIFMGIYMRYLRPGKVGEASVIGFILLILAIHYGSIIAADPYWKQVFTFDATTLAFIMMAYGFIAAVLPVWFLLAPRDYLSTFLKIGVIVLMAIAIVIVAPEIQMPKMNTQYFDGSGPVFAGAIFPFLFITIACGAISGFHALISSGTSPKMLENETHALPVGYGSMLMESAVAIMALICATILHPGLYFAINSPAVFIGTDVVQVAQTISTWGFSVTPEEIFTLTKNIGEETILSRTGGAPTFAIGVALVLHEIFGGVDMMGFWYHFAILFEALFILTAVDAGTRACRFMVQDMLGNVYKPLGNTNNYAAGILATFLSVAGWGYFLYQGTIDPRGGIYSLWPLFGVSNQMLAGMALMLATAILYKMGKAKYTWVTVLPATFVLVATMYGGIQKVLPFKEGDRVHNAVSHVATAQIQIKKIADLEAKIPTLTLEADINKAKADIAIANKLKNSNIVNAVLAVFFMFATTLVIIATLGICFGRIKIPLKETPYVRLDSLQKA; from the coding sequence ATGAATAAACTCTTATGGGGTGTAATAGCAATAATTGGAGCGGCATGCTTTGGTTATTTAGCTTTACAGCAAGGAGAAACTGTTTCAGCTATGTATTTAGTTGTAGCAGCTGTTTGTATCTATATGATTGCATATAGATTTTATGGAAGATTTGTTGCTTATAAAGTTTTAGAACTTGATAAAAATAGAGCAACTCCAGCTATGATAAATGACGATGGAAGAGATTTTGTTCCGACAAATAAATCTGTTTTATTTGGTCATCATTTTGCAGCAATTGCAGGAGCTGGTCCACTTGTAGGTCCAATTTTAGCAGCTCAAATGGGTTATTTACCTTCAATGTTATGGATACTTGTAGGTGGAGTATTTGCAGGTGCTGTTCATGACTTTGTTGTTTTATTTATCTCTTCAAGAAGAAATGGTAAATCACTAGGTGAAATTATAAAAGAAGAGTTAGGAACATTCGTTGGTGGTGTTACTATGATTGCTATATTTGGTATTATGCTAATTATCATAGCAATTCTTTCAATGGTTGTTGTAAAAGCTCTTGCTGAATCTCCTTGGGGACTGTTTACTATTGCTATGACTATTCCAATTGCAATTTTTATGGGTATTTATATGAGATATTTAAGACCTGGAAAAGTTGGAGAAGCTTCAGTTATAGGTTTTATTCTTCTAATTTTAGCTATTCATTATGGAAGTATCATTGCAGCTGACCCTTATTGGAAACAAGTATTTACATTTGATGCTACAACTTTAGCATTTATAATGATGGCATATGGATTTATAGCTGCTGTTTTACCAGTTTGGTTCTTATTAGCTCCTAGAGATTATTTATCAACTTTCTTAAAAATTGGTGTTATTGTACTTATGGCTATTGCAATTGTTATTGTTGCTCCTGAAATTCAAATGCCAAAAATGAATACACAATATTTTGATGGAAGTGGTCCAGTATTTGCTGGTGCAATATTCCCATTTTTATTTATTACTATTGCTTGTGGTGCTATTAGTGGTTTCCATGCTCTAATTTCAAGTGGAACAAGTCCTAAAATGTTAGAAAATGAGACTCATGCACTTCCTGTTGGATATGGTTCTATGTTAATGGAGAGTGCAGTTGCTATTATGGCTTTAATTTGTGCGACAATTTTACATCCTGGACTTTATTTTGCTATTAACTCTCCTGCTGTATTTATAGGAACAGATGTTGTACAAGTTGCTCAAACAATCTCTACTTGGGGATTTAGTGTAACTCCTGAAGAAATTTTCACACTTACAAAAAATATTGGTGAAGAGACAATTTTATCAAGAACTGGAGGAGCTCCTACTTTTGCTATTGGGGTTGCACTTGTACTTCATGAAATTTTTGGTGGAGTTGATATGATGGGATTCTGGTATCACTTTGCTATTCTTTTTGAAGCTCTGTTTATTTTAACTGCTGTTGATGCAGGAACAAGAGCTTGTAGATTTATGGTTCAAGATATGCTAGGAAATGTTTATAAACCTTTAGGAAATACAAATAACTATGCAGCTGGTATTTTAGCTACATTTTTAAGTGTTGCTGGTTGGGGATATTTTCTGTATCAAGGAACTATTGATCCAAGAGGTGGAATTTATTCATTATGGCCACTATTTGGTGTAAGTAACCAAATGCTAGCTGGTATGGCTTTAATGCTTGCAACTGCAATACTATACAAAATGGGTAAAGCAAAATATACTTGGGTTACAGTATTACCTGCAACATTTGTATTAGTTGCAACTATGTATGGTGGAATTCAAAAAGTGTTACCTTTCAAAGAGGGTGATAGAGTTCATAATGCTGTAAGTCACGTTGCTACTGCACAAATTCAAATCAAAAAAATCGCTGATTTAGAAGCAAAAATTCCTACTTTGACACTAGAAGCTGATATAAATAAAGCAAAAGCTGATATAGCTATTGCAAATAAACTAAAAAATTCAAATATAGTTAATGCTGTTTTAGCAGTGTTCTTTATGTTTGCAACTACTTTAGTAATTATTGCAACTTTAGGAATTTGTTTTGGAAGAATAAAAATACCTTTAAAAGAGACTCCTTATGTAAGACTTGATTCTCTTCAAAAGGCTTAA
- a CDS encoding adenylate kinase: MNLMLFGAPGAGKGTQAKFLIEKYNIPQISTGDILRAAIADKTDMGMEAKKFMDAGQLVPDSTIIGIIKDRLAVSDCKNGFILDGFPRTLAQAEALSELMQNMKIKLDKVISLNVPDSLIVGRITGRRVCSGCGASFHVEFNPSKKDGVCDYCGGELTIRKDDNAETVKSRLEAYHSQTAPLIDFYKKMGVFMELDGTKDVSEVTKDMINALS; encoded by the coding sequence ATGAATTTAATGCTATTTGGAGCACCAGGAGCTGGAAAAGGAACTCAAGCTAAATTTCTAATTGAGAAGTACAATATCCCACAAATCTCAACAGGAGATATTTTAAGAGCAGCAATTGCAGACAAAACAGATATGGGAATGGAAGCTAAAAAATTTATGGATGCTGGGCAATTAGTTCCAGATTCAACAATTATTGGAATTATTAAAGATAGACTTGCAGTTTCTGATTGTAAAAATGGATTTATTCTTGATGGTTTCCCAAGAACTTTGGCTCAAGCTGAAGCTTTGAGTGAACTTATGCAAAATATGAAAATTAAACTTGATAAAGTTATCTCTTTAAATGTTCCAGATAGCTTAATTGTAGGAAGAATTACAGGAAGAAGAGTTTGTTCTGGTTGTGGAGCATCTTTCCATGTTGAGTTTAATCCTTCAAAAAAAGATGGTGTTTGTGACTATTGTGGTGGAGAATTAACTATTAGAAAAGATGATAATGCCGAAACTGTAAAAAGCAGACTTGAAGCATACCACTCTCAAACAGCACCTCTAATTGATTTTTATAAAAAAATGGGTGTATTTATGGAACTTGATGGTACAAAAGATGTATCAGAAGTTACAAAAGATATGATAAACGCTCTTTCATAA
- a CDS encoding adenylate kinase has product MKKLFLIIGAPGSGKTTDAELIAKRHENITHYSTGDMLRAEMAKNSDIGKEIAKYVNAGNIVPIKIAIQTIINAIKNAPTPTIIIDGYPRSLEQMSALDEYLKNEKELELVSCIEVVVSEEVAKDRVLGRNRGDDDKVEVFNNRMSVYIEPLKAIQDFYESKNILKKIDGERTIEEIVDEMESFILSKI; this is encoded by the coding sequence ATGAAAAAACTATTTTTAATTATTGGGGCACCTGGAAGTGGAAAGACAACAGATGCCGAACTTATAGCAAAAAGACACGAAAATATAACTCACTATAGTACAGGCGATATGCTAAGAGCTGAGATGGCAAAAAATAGTGATATAGGAAAAGAGATAGCAAAATATGTAAATGCTGGAAATATAGTACCAATTAAAATAGCTATACAAACTATAATAAATGCTATAAAAAATGCTCCAACACCTACAATAATAATAGATGGATATCCTAGAAGTTTAGAGCAGATGAGTGCTTTGGATGAGTATTTGAAAAATGAGAAAGAGTTAGAGCTAGTTTCTTGTATAGAGGTAGTTGTAAGCGAAGAAGTTGCAAAAGATAGAGTTCTTGGAAGAAATAGGGGAGATGATGATAAGGTTGAAGTATTTAACAACAGAATGAGTGTATATATTGAGCCTTTAAAAGCTATTCAAGATTTTTATGAATCAAAAAATATTTTGAAAAAAATAGATGGTGAGCGAACTATAGAAGAGATTGTAGATGAGATGGAAAGTTTCATTTTGTCAAAGATATAG
- a CDS encoding competence/damage-inducible protein A: protein MKNRINFYSVIIGTELLNGRRKDAHFAFLNQELLKRGWEHKASFVIEDDKELMLKIFNLIKSDEHSVMFCFGGIGATPDDFTRQIAADAFTNSQMEFHEEAKKRIENRFKDEAYPHRVNMAYLPINAKLLKNVVNDVAGFYLEDRFFFTPGFPSMSQSMVLEALDRHYTKSNIKKYRKTVTIVSSENDLIEVMKKIPTHLEFSSLPKIIGEERRVVISVAGYNQDEVNFAFKLFLDFCLENKKEYVLEDINDI from the coding sequence GTGAAAAATAGAATAAATTTTTATAGTGTAATTATTGGAACTGAACTTTTAAATGGCAGAAGAAAAGATGCTCACTTTGCATTTTTAAATCAGGAGCTTTTAAAGCGTGGTTGGGAACATAAAGCATCTTTTGTGATTGAAGATGATAAAGAGCTGATGCTAAAAATATTTAATCTTATAAAATCTGATGAGCATAGTGTGATGTTTTGTTTTGGTGGAATTGGAGCAACTCCAGATGATTTTACAAGACAAATAGCTGCAGATGCTTTTACAAACTCACAAATGGAGTTTCATGAAGAAGCAAAGAAAAGAATAGAAAATAGATTTAAAGATGAAGCTTATCCTCATAGAGTAAATATGGCGTATCTTCCAATAAATGCAAAACTTCTAAAAAATGTTGTAAATGATGTAGCTGGATTTTATTTAGAAGATAGATTCTTTTTTACACCAGGATTTCCATCTATGAGTCAAAGTATGGTTTTGGAGGCTTTGGATAGACACTACACAAAATCAAATATCAAAAAATATAGAAAAACAGTAACAATTGTAAGTAGTGAAAATGACTTAATAGAAGTTATGAAAAAGATTCCAACACACCTTGAGTTTTCATCCTTGCCAAAGATTATTGGTGAAGAAAGAAGAGTTGTAATATCTGTTGCTGGATATAATCAAGATGAGGTAAATTTTGCTTTTAAACTCTTTTTGGATTTTTGCCTTGAAAATAAAAAAGAGTATGTTTTAGAAGATATAAATGATATTTAA